In a genomic window of Glycine max cultivar Williams 82 chromosome 13, Glycine_max_v4.0, whole genome shotgun sequence:
- the LOC100791849 gene encoding TIR-only protein, which yields MQRLPAKMIAKIARPACDVFINHRGIDTKRNVSGLLYDNLTRMGVRSFLDSMNMKPGDRLFDHIDRAILGCKVGVAVFSPRYCDSYFCLHELALLMESNKRVVPIFYDVKPSQLVVKDNGTRSPKELQRFSLALEEAKNTVGLTFDSLNG from the coding sequence ATGCAGCGTTTACCCGCCAAAATGATAGCCAAAATCGCTCGTCCAGCATGCGATGTCTTCATAAACCACCGTGGGATAGACACAAAAAGGAACGTTTCGGGGTTGTTGTACGATAATCTTACGAGGATGGGAGTGAGGTCCTTCTTGGACAGCATGAACATGAAACCTGGGGATAGGCTTTTCGACCACATTGATAGGGCTATCCTAGGTTGCAAGGTTGGTGTTGCGGTCTTCTCTCCTCGTTATTGTGACTCCTATTTCTGCCTCCACGAGCTAGCTCTTCTCATGGAGTCCAACAAAAGGGTTGTTCCGATTTTCTATGATGTGAAACCGTCGCAGCTTGTGGTCAAGGACAACGGAACACGTTCTCCAAAGGAGCTTCAGAGGTTCAGTTTAGCACTTGAGGAAGCTAAAAACACCGTGGGTTTGACGTTTGATTCTTTGAATGGGTAA